From one Sphaeramia orbicularis chromosome 9, fSphaOr1.1, whole genome shotgun sequence genomic stretch:
- the fam216a gene encoding protein FAM216A, whose translation MRKQVTFVENLKKENRIKNESNHILRSAESNKKSTNGVEYVPCQQIRDIYGGTHMNAPSGNHMKSIHIPKCMMTAPFLQHPSLTVGQRRYLCSIANIYSTEHMKRQMKQHYLNVLHTCLKSGQTSSCRRRHGDLQHKDMGAFRQDAEEARARPQGQRKSRSRANSDVIFPKIVN comes from the exons ATGAGAAAGCAGGTGACATTTGTagagaatctgaaaaaagaaaacaggattAAAAATGAGAGTAACCACATCTTAAG gtcTGCAGAGTCTAACAAGAAATCCACAAATG GTGTTGAATATGTGCCTTGTCAACAAATAAGAGACATCTATGGAGGGACGCACATGAATGCTCCTTCAGGAAACCACATGAAGTCCATACACATTCCCAAATGCATGATGACTGCTCCCTTCTTACAG CATCCATCTCTGACAGTGGGTCAGAGACGTTACCTCTGCAGTATCGCCAACATTTACAGCACAGAACACATGAAACGGCAGATGAAGCAGCATTACCTTAACGTGCTGCACACATGCCTCAAATCAG GTCAGACTTCCAGCTGCAGGAGGAGACATGGAGACCTTCAGCACAAGGACATGGGGGCGTTCAGACAGGACGCTGAAGAGGCTAGAGCGAGGCCACAAGGGCAGAGGAAAAGCCGCAGCAGAGCTAATTCTGACGTCATATTTCCAAAAATAGTCAACTGA
- the LOC115425710 gene encoding ubiquitin-conjugating enzyme E2 G1-like, translating to MTEQSALLLRKQLAELNKNPVEGFSAGLIDDDDIYKWEVVIIGPQDTLFEGGFFKAYLTFPYDYPLRPPKMKFITEIWHPNVAKNGDVCISILHEPGEDKFGYEKPEERWLPIHTVETIMISVISMLADPNSDSPANVDAAKEWREDPNGEFKRKVARCVRKSQEMAFD from the exons AGCTCAACAAGAACCCTGTGGAGGGCTTTTCAGCTGGTCTGATAGATGATGACGACATATACAAATGGGAAGTTGTGATTATCGGTCCTCAAGATACCCTTTT TGAAGGAGGGTTTTTCAAAGCTTACCTTACCTTTCCTTATGATTATCCGCTACGGCCTCCGAAGATGAAGTTCATCACTGAAATCTGGCATCCAAATG TTGCAAAGAATGGTGATGTTTGCATCTCTATTCTGCATGAGCCCGGGGAGGATAAGTTTGGTTATGAAAAGCCTGAGGAGCGCTGGCTTCCAATCCACACAGTAGAGACAATCATGATTAGTGTTATCTCCATGCTGGCAGACCCCAACAGTGATTCACCCGCTAATGTGGATGCTGCG AAAGAGTGGAGGGAGGACCCTAATGGTGAATTCAAGAGGAAGGTGGCACGCTGTGTAAGAAAAAGTCAAGAGATGGCATTTGATTAG